From one Rhodamnia argentea isolate NSW1041297 chromosome 1, ASM2092103v1, whole genome shotgun sequence genomic stretch:
- the LOC125313632 gene encoding putative E3 ubiquitin-protein ligase RF298 isoform X2: MATVTSAKSCSSTSSSCCQVSPSALVQEKASRNKRKFRADPPLSDMSKPLSMPQIDCASYEFSAEKFETMTGQGHAFTCGSCNHKDYPDGLKLDLELSSAAVASEVGPSRNKEEVEADEFQDADWNDLTESQLRELVLSNLDTIFKSAIKKIMACGYSEEVATNAVLRSGLCYGCKDVVSNIVDYTLPYLRNGVDIDPGRDQYFTDLKQLETYVLAELVFVLREVRPFFSTGDAMWCLLICDMNVSHACAMDADALNGFGSDGGLTASSSISIESHLRSDVKSSELTLSNPGNAVPAAPCAHNYQSNEPTMGVHQNLSQPEGPPVQNISRESLSSSLVTVNKSSDFAAASLAPALEEKFISKKAHSGGKRDYALRQKSLHLEKHYRTYGSKGSSRAAKLGGLGGLMYDKKLKSMSDSTSKSGSLKTNKAAAINAAQGNGHGSLSNSSESPSPAVFNLENVSTTPEVSRTKIPLNLPVVGGPSVVSALANPPPFSVSNPDLSLSLTTKSDTVPVSTSSNAERSDFNFAGIPYDRTSGQWVPRDKKEELILKLGPKLHDLQNQLQEWTEWANQKVMQAARRLSKDKAELKALKQEKEEVERLKKEKQALEENTMKKLSEMENALCKASGQVERANSAVRRLEVENAALRKEMETAKLRAVESAASFQEVSKREKKTLMKVQSWEKQKTMLQEELVTEKHRFGQLIQDVDQAKDLHNLREARWKQEDKAKEDSLVQVVSLRKEREQIEASAKSKEELTKSEAENTSQKYDEDIQRLEKEISQLRLKADSSKIAALWRGIDGSYASRLTDPGKGSHELSQDPLPPEVMDFQEYLGIGVQRERECVMCLSEEMSVVFLPCAHQVVCSMCNELHERQGMKDCPSCRSPIQQRISVRFPPPRS, encoded by the exons ATGGCGACGGTAACATCAGCTAAGAGTTGCAGTAGTACTAGCAGTAGCTGCTGCCAAGTGTCGCCTTCGGCATTGGTCCAAGAAAAAGCAAGCAGGAACAAGAGAAAGTTCAGGGCTGATCCGCCGTTGAGTGATATGAGCAAGCCTTTATCCATGCCTCAAATTGATTGTGCGAGTTACGAGTTCTCTGCTGAGAAGTTTGAGACCATGACAGGACAAGGACATGCTTTTACTTGTGGCTCTTGTAATCACAAGGATTATCCCGATGGGTTGAAACTTGACCTTGAATTGTCCAGTGCCGCAGTTGCATCGGAGGTTGGGCCCAGCCGGAATAAGGAAGAAGTAGAAGCAGATGAGTTCCAGGACGCTGATTGGAATGATCTTACAGAAAGCCAGTTAAGAGAACTTGTGTTGAGCAATCTCGACACTATCTTTAAGAGTGCAATTAAGAAAATCATGGCTTGTGGATACTCTGAAGAAGTTGCTACAAATGCTGTATTGCGGTCTGGCCTTTGCTATGGCTGCAAGGATGTAGTGTCAAATATTGTGGATTACACTTTGCCATACCTGAGAAATGGTGTGGATATTGATCCTGGAAGGGACCAATACTTTACAGACCTAAAGCAGCTGGAGACGTATGTTCTTGCTGAACTTGTTTTCGTTCTTCGAGAAGTAAGGCCTTTCTTCAGCACTGGGGATGCAATGTGGTGCTTACTGATATGCGACATGAATGTGTCACATGCTTGTGCGATGGATGCTGATGCCTTGAATGGTTTTGGCAGCGATGGAGGTCTGACTGCGAGCTCCTCTATCTCCATCGAAAGCCATCTTAGGTCGGACGTGAAAAGTTCAGAACTGACCTTGTCAAATCCTGGTAACGCAGTCCCTGCTGCTCCTTGCGCCCATAATTATCAGTCAAATGAACCTACCATGGGAGTACATCAAAATTTATCCCAGCCAGAAGGTCCGCCGGTACAAAATATATCACGAGAAAGTTTGAGCAGCTCACTTGTTACTGTCAACAAATCTTCAGATTTTGCAGCAGCATCTTTGGCCCCTGCTTTGGAAGAAAAATTTATCAGCAAAAAGGCTCATAGTGGCGGCAAGAGAGACTATGCGCTCCGTCAAAAGTCACTACATCTAGAGAAACACTACCGAACATATGGTTCTAAAGGGTCCTCAAGGGCAGCGAAGCTTGGCGGTTTGGGTGGACTGATGTACGATAAGAAACTTAAATCCATGTCAGACTCAACTTCTAAGAGTGGTTCCCTGAAAACAAATAAGGCAGCTGCAATTAATGCAGCTCAAGGAAATGGTCATGGTAGTCTTTCAAACAGTTCGGAATCACCTTCGCCTGCAGTATTCAATTTGGAAAATGTATCTACCACCCCGGAGGTTTCTCGTACTAAAATCCCATTAAATTTACCTGTCGTGGGTGGCCCATCTGTTGTATCTGCACTAGCGAACCCGCCTCCATTTTCGGTTTCCAATCCTGATCTTTCTCTTTCACTTACTACAAAAAGCGACACTGTCCCTGTCTCCACAAGTAGTAATGCCGAGAGATCCGATTTCAATTTTGCTGGAATACCATATGACAGGACCTCTGGCCAATGGGTACCTCGggataagaaagaagagttgatCTTGAAGCTTGGTCCAAAATTACATGATTTGCAAAATCAGTTGCAGGAATGGACCGAATGGGCCAATCAAAAGGTTATGCAGGCTGCACGTAGGCTGAGCAAGGATAAGGCAGAGCTCAAGGCACTGaagcaagagaaagaagaagttgagcggctgaagaaagagaagcaggCTTTGGAGGAGAATACCATGAAAAAGCTCTCTGAGATGGAGAATGCACTGTGCAAGGCTAGTGGCCAAGTGGAGCGCGCAAATTCTGCTGTCCGGAGGCTTGAGGTGGAGAATGCTGCTTTAAGGAAAGAGATGGAGACCGCCAAGTTAAGAGCTGTCGAATCAGCTGCAAGCTTTCAGGAggtatcgaagagggagaagaagacgCTAATGAAGGTGCAGTCCTGGGAGAAGCAGAAAACCATGCTTCAGGAAGAGCTAGTGACTGAAAAACACAGGTTTGGACAGCTTATACAGGATGTAGACCAGGCTAAAGATCTCCATAATTTGCGTGAG GCTAGGTGGAAACAGGAAGACAAGGCAAAGGAAGATTCACTGGTGCAGGTTGTTTCATTGAGAAAAGAGAGGGAACAGATAGAGGCTTCCGCAAAATCCAAGGAAGAGCTCACTAAATCGGAAGCAGAAAACACTTCACAGAAGTACGATGAGGATATCCAGAGGCTTGAAAAGGAAATCTCTCAGTTGAGGCTGAAGGCGGACTCTTCCAAAATCGCTGCTCTTTGGAGGGGGATCGATGGAAGTTATGCCAGCAGGCTCACAGACCCAGGAAAGGGCTCTCATGAATTGTCTCAAGACCCTCTTCCGCCGGAGGTCATGGACTTCCAAGAGTACTTGGGCATTGGTGTACAACGTGAGAGAGAGTGCGTGATGTGTCTCTCGGAAGAGATGTCTGTGGTGTTCCTTCCCTGTGCCCATCAAGTGGTGTGCTCGATGTGCAACGAGCTCCATGAGAGGCAAGGGATGAAGGATTGCCCTTCTTGTAGGAGTCCGATCCAGCAAAGGATCTCTGTGCGTTTTCCTCCTCCTCGCTCTTAA
- the LOC125313632 gene encoding putative E3 ubiquitin-protein ligase RF298 isoform X1, giving the protein MWFSLLRGTVLCSSIMATVTSAKSCSSTSSSCCQVSPSALVQEKASRNKRKFRADPPLSDMSKPLSMPQIDCASYEFSAEKFETMTGQGHAFTCGSCNHKDYPDGLKLDLELSSAAVASEVGPSRNKEEVEADEFQDADWNDLTESQLRELVLSNLDTIFKSAIKKIMACGYSEEVATNAVLRSGLCYGCKDVVSNIVDYTLPYLRNGVDIDPGRDQYFTDLKQLETYVLAELVFVLREVRPFFSTGDAMWCLLICDMNVSHACAMDADALNGFGSDGGLTASSSISIESHLRSDVKSSELTLSNPGNAVPAAPCAHNYQSNEPTMGVHQNLSQPEGPPVQNISRESLSSSLVTVNKSSDFAAASLAPALEEKFISKKAHSGGKRDYALRQKSLHLEKHYRTYGSKGSSRAAKLGGLGGLMYDKKLKSMSDSTSKSGSLKTNKAAAINAAQGNGHGSLSNSSESPSPAVFNLENVSTTPEVSRTKIPLNLPVVGGPSVVSALANPPPFSVSNPDLSLSLTTKSDTVPVSTSSNAERSDFNFAGIPYDRTSGQWVPRDKKEELILKLGPKLHDLQNQLQEWTEWANQKVMQAARRLSKDKAELKALKQEKEEVERLKKEKQALEENTMKKLSEMENALCKASGQVERANSAVRRLEVENAALRKEMETAKLRAVESAASFQEVSKREKKTLMKVQSWEKQKTMLQEELVTEKHRFGQLIQDVDQAKDLHNLREARWKQEDKAKEDSLVQVVSLRKEREQIEASAKSKEELTKSEAENTSQKYDEDIQRLEKEISQLRLKADSSKIAALWRGIDGSYASRLTDPGKGSHELSQDPLPPEVMDFQEYLGIGVQRERECVMCLSEEMSVVFLPCAHQVVCSMCNELHERQGMKDCPSCRSPIQQRISVRFPPPRS; this is encoded by the exons ATGTGGTTTAGTCTTTTGAGAGGAACTGTTTTGTGCAGCTCGATAATGGCGACGGTAACATCAGCTAAGAGTTGCAGTAGTACTAGCAGTAGCTGCTGCCAAGTGTCGCCTTCGGCATTGGTCCAAGAAAAAGCAAGCAGGAACAAGAGAAAGTTCAGGGCTGATCCGCCGTTGAGTGATATGAGCAAGCCTTTATCCATGCCTCAAATTGATTGTGCGAGTTACGAGTTCTCTGCTGAGAAGTTTGAGACCATGACAGGACAAGGACATGCTTTTACTTGTGGCTCTTGTAATCACAAGGATTATCCCGATGGGTTGAAACTTGACCTTGAATTGTCCAGTGCCGCAGTTGCATCGGAGGTTGGGCCCAGCCGGAATAAGGAAGAAGTAGAAGCAGATGAGTTCCAGGACGCTGATTGGAATGATCTTACAGAAAGCCAGTTAAGAGAACTTGTGTTGAGCAATCTCGACACTATCTTTAAGAGTGCAATTAAGAAAATCATGGCTTGTGGATACTCTGAAGAAGTTGCTACAAATGCTGTATTGCGGTCTGGCCTTTGCTATGGCTGCAAGGATGTAGTGTCAAATATTGTGGATTACACTTTGCCATACCTGAGAAATGGTGTGGATATTGATCCTGGAAGGGACCAATACTTTACAGACCTAAAGCAGCTGGAGACGTATGTTCTTGCTGAACTTGTTTTCGTTCTTCGAGAAGTAAGGCCTTTCTTCAGCACTGGGGATGCAATGTGGTGCTTACTGATATGCGACATGAATGTGTCACATGCTTGTGCGATGGATGCTGATGCCTTGAATGGTTTTGGCAGCGATGGAGGTCTGACTGCGAGCTCCTCTATCTCCATCGAAAGCCATCTTAGGTCGGACGTGAAAAGTTCAGAACTGACCTTGTCAAATCCTGGTAACGCAGTCCCTGCTGCTCCTTGCGCCCATAATTATCAGTCAAATGAACCTACCATGGGAGTACATCAAAATTTATCCCAGCCAGAAGGTCCGCCGGTACAAAATATATCACGAGAAAGTTTGAGCAGCTCACTTGTTACTGTCAACAAATCTTCAGATTTTGCAGCAGCATCTTTGGCCCCTGCTTTGGAAGAAAAATTTATCAGCAAAAAGGCTCATAGTGGCGGCAAGAGAGACTATGCGCTCCGTCAAAAGTCACTACATCTAGAGAAACACTACCGAACATATGGTTCTAAAGGGTCCTCAAGGGCAGCGAAGCTTGGCGGTTTGGGTGGACTGATGTACGATAAGAAACTTAAATCCATGTCAGACTCAACTTCTAAGAGTGGTTCCCTGAAAACAAATAAGGCAGCTGCAATTAATGCAGCTCAAGGAAATGGTCATGGTAGTCTTTCAAACAGTTCGGAATCACCTTCGCCTGCAGTATTCAATTTGGAAAATGTATCTACCACCCCGGAGGTTTCTCGTACTAAAATCCCATTAAATTTACCTGTCGTGGGTGGCCCATCTGTTGTATCTGCACTAGCGAACCCGCCTCCATTTTCGGTTTCCAATCCTGATCTTTCTCTTTCACTTACTACAAAAAGCGACACTGTCCCTGTCTCCACAAGTAGTAATGCCGAGAGATCCGATTTCAATTTTGCTGGAATACCATATGACAGGACCTCTGGCCAATGGGTACCTCGggataagaaagaagagttgatCTTGAAGCTTGGTCCAAAATTACATGATTTGCAAAATCAGTTGCAGGAATGGACCGAATGGGCCAATCAAAAGGTTATGCAGGCTGCACGTAGGCTGAGCAAGGATAAGGCAGAGCTCAAGGCACTGaagcaagagaaagaagaagttgagcggctgaagaaagagaagcaggCTTTGGAGGAGAATACCATGAAAAAGCTCTCTGAGATGGAGAATGCACTGTGCAAGGCTAGTGGCCAAGTGGAGCGCGCAAATTCTGCTGTCCGGAGGCTTGAGGTGGAGAATGCTGCTTTAAGGAAAGAGATGGAGACCGCCAAGTTAAGAGCTGTCGAATCAGCTGCAAGCTTTCAGGAggtatcgaagagggagaagaagacgCTAATGAAGGTGCAGTCCTGGGAGAAGCAGAAAACCATGCTTCAGGAAGAGCTAGTGACTGAAAAACACAGGTTTGGACAGCTTATACAGGATGTAGACCAGGCTAAAGATCTCCATAATTTGCGTGAG GCTAGGTGGAAACAGGAAGACAAGGCAAAGGAAGATTCACTGGTGCAGGTTGTTTCATTGAGAAAAGAGAGGGAACAGATAGAGGCTTCCGCAAAATCCAAGGAAGAGCTCACTAAATCGGAAGCAGAAAACACTTCACAGAAGTACGATGAGGATATCCAGAGGCTTGAAAAGGAAATCTCTCAGTTGAGGCTGAAGGCGGACTCTTCCAAAATCGCTGCTCTTTGGAGGGGGATCGATGGAAGTTATGCCAGCAGGCTCACAGACCCAGGAAAGGGCTCTCATGAATTGTCTCAAGACCCTCTTCCGCCGGAGGTCATGGACTTCCAAGAGTACTTGGGCATTGGTGTACAACGTGAGAGAGAGTGCGTGATGTGTCTCTCGGAAGAGATGTCTGTGGTGTTCCTTCCCTGTGCCCATCAAGTGGTGTGCTCGATGTGCAACGAGCTCCATGAGAGGCAAGGGATGAAGGATTGCCCTTCTTGTAGGAGTCCGATCCAGCAAAGGATCTCTGTGCGTTTTCCTCCTCCTCGCTCTTAA